Genomic DNA from Phycisphaerales bacterium AB-hyl4:
GCCCGCTGACAAGCAAGGCCCGGTGCGGAACAACGGCGGCGGCCATTTCAACCACAGCTTCTTCTGGCCTCTGCTCACCACCCCCGGCAAGGGCGGCTCGCCGTCGGGTGAACTGGCGAAGAAGATCGACAGTGATCTCGGCGGTATGGACAAGCTCAAGCAGGACTTCGAAACCGCCGGTGCCAAGCGCTTCGGCTCCGGCTGGGCCTGGGTCTGCGTCAAGAGCGACGGCAAGCTCTGCGTCTGCTCCACTCCCAACCAGGACAACCCATTGATGGAAGGCATCGCCGAATGCCCCGGCACGCCCATCCTCGGCGTCGACGTCTGGGAA
This window encodes:
- a CDS encoding superoxide dismutase, which produces MAFSLPDLPYAHNALEPVIDAKTMEIHHGKHHQKYVDELNNAVKGTEWESKSIEEICKNIKNLPADKQGPVRNNGGGHFNHSFFWPLLTTPGKGGSPSGELAKKIDSDLGGMDKLKQDFETAGAKRFGSGWAWVCVKSDGKLCVCSTPNQDNPLMEGIAECPGTPILGVDVWEHAYYLNYQNRRPDYLKAFWDVVNWSQVEKNLANAK